The following proteins are encoded in a genomic region of Nymphalis io chromosome 16, ilAglIoxx1.1, whole genome shotgun sequence:
- the LOC126774345 gene encoding uncharacterized protein LOC126774345 isoform X1 has translation MCLLKCIVVICFGYAVSMTITRNTSENTASQSSNFVNDTNFEHDMLDYFYGNQSDSDKETEDNLDFSMMDIDTLKKLYENAHKSNFTNETESMKTIARFKKSSDEAAHDVPFFMSKAIDLMKQSVYATRYRLQDTKPLRKKFARDPCYNLAIYYGSLMQLRIKLDNVYATLMKLSYRFKFIWFLILYERCLALNVDVTSIVAQMFKIKNALLEVLPEDSLEN, from the coding sequence gtTTTGGATATGCTGTATCAATGACGATAACAAGAAATACATCTGAAAATACGGCCAGTCAGTCTTCTAATTTCGTAAATGATACCAATTTTGAACATGATATGttagattatttttatggtaatcaaTCAGATTCCGACAAAGAAACCGAAGATAACTTAGACTTCAGCATGATGGACATTGATACCCTTAAAAAATTGTATGAGAACGCGCACAAGAGTAACTTCACTAACGAAACGGAATCAATGAAAACTATAGCCAGATTTAAAAAGAGTTCCGACGAGGCTGCACACGACGTACCATTCTTCATGAGCAAAGCTATAGATCTTATGAAACAGTCTGTATATGCAACAAGGTACCGACTCCAAGACACGAAACCTTTGAGAAAGAAATTTGCACGCGATCCTTGTTATAATTTAGCGATTTATTACGGTTCTTTAATGCAATTGAGGATAAAATTGGATAACGTGTATGCCACGTTGATGAAGCTCAGTTACAGATTTAAGTTTATCTGGTTTCTGATTCTGTATGAGCGATGTTTAGCGCTAAACGTCGACGTGACGTCCATTGTTGCACAAatgtttaaaatcaaaaatgCCTTGTTGGAAGTCCTACCTGAAGACTCTTTAGAGAAttga
- the LOC126774345 gene encoding uncharacterized protein LOC126774345 isoform X2 — translation MTITRNTSENTASQSSNFVNDTNFEHDMLDYFYGNQSDSDKETEDNLDFSMMDIDTLKKLYENAHKSNFTNETESMKTIARFKKSSDEAAHDVPFFMSKAIDLMKQSVYATRYRLQDTKPLRKKFARDPCYNLAIYYGSLMQLRIKLDNVYATLMKLSYRFKFIWFLILYERCLALNVDVTSIVAQMFKIKNALLEVLPEDSLEN, via the coding sequence ATGACGATAACAAGAAATACATCTGAAAATACGGCCAGTCAGTCTTCTAATTTCGTAAATGATACCAATTTTGAACATGATATGttagattatttttatggtaatcaaTCAGATTCCGACAAAGAAACCGAAGATAACTTAGACTTCAGCATGATGGACATTGATACCCTTAAAAAATTGTATGAGAACGCGCACAAGAGTAACTTCACTAACGAAACGGAATCAATGAAAACTATAGCCAGATTTAAAAAGAGTTCCGACGAGGCTGCACACGACGTACCATTCTTCATGAGCAAAGCTATAGATCTTATGAAACAGTCTGTATATGCAACAAGGTACCGACTCCAAGACACGAAACCTTTGAGAAAGAAATTTGCACGCGATCCTTGTTATAATTTAGCGATTTATTACGGTTCTTTAATGCAATTGAGGATAAAATTGGATAACGTGTATGCCACGTTGATGAAGCTCAGTTACAGATTTAAGTTTATCTGGTTTCTGATTCTGTATGAGCGATGTTTAGCGCTAAACGTCGACGTGACGTCCATTGTTGCACAAatgtttaaaatcaaaaatgCCTTGTTGGAAGTCCTACCTGAAGACTCTTTAGAGAAttga